The following are encoded in a window of Clostridiales bacterium genomic DNA:
- the groES gene encoding co-chaperone GroES has translation MNIKPLGDRVVIKKIEAEEKTKSGIVLPGTAKEKPQMAEVVAVGPGGVVDGKEVTMYVKVGDKVIFSKYAGTDVKIEDQEYTILKQDDLLAVIE, from the coding sequence ATGAACATAAAACCATTGGGCGACAGAGTAGTTATAAAAAAGATAGAAGCAGAAGAGAAGACAAAAAGCGGTATTGTTCTTCCAGGCACTGCTAAGGAGAAACCACAGATGGCTGAGGTTGTTGCAGTAGGTCCTGGCGGTGTTGTAGATGGGAAAGAAGTCACAATGTATGTTAAGGTAGGAGACAAGGTTATATTTTCAAAATATGCAGGAACCGATGTAAAAATTGAAGATCAAGAGTATACTATATTGAAACAGGACGATTTGCTGGCAGTAATA
- a CDS encoding ACT domain-containing protein, which yields MELKYYIVEGSVLPEVFKKVVDVKKLLETDMHISINDACNKLNISRSTYYKYKNSVYEFYENTRTRIVTFSLSLKNEPGILSRILDCTADSGANILTINQNIPVNGIAIVAISIETIKMKKNLADLVNNLKSLDGVKKVEILSRT from the coding sequence ATGGAGCTAAAATATTATATAGTCGAAGGATCCGTTCTGCCTGAAGTCTTTAAAAAAGTCGTCGATGTGAAGAAATTGCTTGAAACGGATATGCATATTTCTATAAATGATGCATGCAATAAGCTTAATATAAGCAGAAGCACATATTATAAATACAAGAACAGCGTTTATGAATTTTATGAAAATACAAGGACAAGGATTGTAACATTCTCATTAAGCCTGAAAAACGAACCCGGGATACTTTCGCGCATACTTGACTGTACGGCGGACAGCGGTGCAAACATACTAACTATAAATCAGAATATACCTGTAAATGGTATTGCCATAGTGGCAATTTCCATAGAAACCATTAAAATGAAAAAAAATCTCGCGGATTTAGTGAATAATTTAAAATCACTCGACGGTGTAAAAAAAGTCGAAATATTATCGAGAACATAG